One window of the Pyrus communis chromosome 17, drPyrComm1.1, whole genome shotgun sequence genome contains the following:
- the LOC137722129 gene encoding CUE domain-containing protein 5-like yields METENVGEENVKIKENEKRNVIPEGSTQIIKEDENKESIGVDVAEKLVNEADVELEKVGENEVETVEDGKRDLVTEDSIQPIIEEQRKESNGGDVIEKLAEQAEVKLEKVGEDNVAKDVETEDNEDRNAIAEDPAPPIEEGEKKELGGSDVAGKLAEEAAVKVASVGEEVVAKNGGIEENEKINVVTEDSTKPIEMVEKVAEEAVVETEKPAEKNETKNVKFEDDENKTVLEEDVKNSIISLNEFIEKSFEGAAKDVEPVEEKPDEVTGAVEVDEPLNNSEQYELEVKGKETVKTDADKLEKITDEVAKPDQNVEPPPTKDSDQAKPPKDLPKEVPAKSSQKQSNNLLSKVKQSLVKAKKAIIGGKSPSSRTPATGTREAIKVK; encoded by the exons ATGGAGACTGAAAACGTCGGGGAAGAGAATgtgaaaatcaaagaaaacgaGAAGAGGAATGTGATTCCTGAGGGTTCAactcaaataattaaagaaGATGAGAATAAGGAATCGATTGGCGTTGATGTGGCTGAGAAGCTAGTGAACGAGGCAGATGTGGAACTGGAAAAGGTTGGAGAAAACGAGGTGGAGACTGTAGAGGATGGAAAGAGAGATTTGGTAACTGAGGATTCAATTCAACCAATCATAGAGGAACAAAGGAAAGAATCAAATGGAGGTGATGTGATTGAGAAGCTAGCGGAGCAGGCTGAGGTGAAGTTGGAAAAGGTTGGAGAAGATAATGTGGCAAAGGATGTCGAAACTGAAGATAATGAAGACAGGAATGCAATAGCTGAGGATCCGGCTCCGCCAATTGAAGAGggtgaaaagaaagaattaGGCGGGTCTGATGTGGCTGGGAAGCTAGCAGAAGAGGCGGCAGTGAAGGTGGCAAGTGTAGGAGAAGAGGTGGTGGCAAAGAATGGCGGAATTGAAGAGAACGAAAAGATAAATGTGGTAACTGAGGattcaacaaaaccaattgAAATGGTTGAGAAGGTAGCAGAAGAGGCAGTGGTGGAAACAGAAAAGCCTGCAGAAAAGAATGAAACAAAGAATGTGAAATTTGAAGACGACGAAAACAAAACTGTACTTGAAGAGGATGTCAAGAACTCTATTATTTCTCTCAATGAATTTATAGAAAAATCATTTGAGGGAGCTGCGAAAGATGTTGAACCTGTG GAGGAGAAGCCGGATGAAGTCACTGGAGCTGTTGAAGTTGATGAACCACTTAACAATTCCGAGCAATATGAATTAGAAGTTAAAGGAAAGGAAACTGTTAAAACAGATGCTGATAAATTGGAGAAAATTACGGACGAAGTTGCGAAACCTGATCAGAATGTAGAGCCTCCTCCCACCAAGGATAGTGATCAGGCAAAACCCCCCAAGGACCTGCCAAAGGAAGTTCCAGCTAAGTCCTCTCAGAAACAGTCGAATAACCTTCTGTCAAAGGTAAAACAGTCACTGGTGAAGGCAAAGAAGGCTATCATCGGGGGGAAATCTCCAAGCTCGCGAACTCCTGCCACCGGAACCAGGGAGGCTATCAAAGTTAAATAA
- the LOC137722327 gene encoding transcription factor PIF3-like isoform X1, which translates to MPLSELYRIAGRVDSSQDFENDFLELVWENGQVVMQGQSSRTRKNPSCNSLPSSNTPKNRDRDVGNSNVGKTGKFGSVVDSGLDEIPLSVPSSEMGLSEDDDMLPWLNYSIDEPLHHEYCHDFLPEFSSATANEASSNHNLASIDKRSSSSQVLRDSNPNSAHEDASLQQRNVGKVALIGRADVSRPRTGTSQLYSLSSQQSQASYPSSRSRVSDTAGDNTSATHRGVGKNSNQISSTGGFPGMKMQRQDPVMPRNTNPSIMNFTHFSRPAALAKANVQNNGAMAGLGSSSMERIGDKDKFSAATRNNLPESMLIDSSSGAPKESNSQCQPILVRSSDELKPTETKTLEEPCTAKRSEGACQEETSKNDINANDKPCESASRVSPGGEKTLEPVVASSVCSGNSVERGSDDPPHALKRKCRETDESECHSDDVEDESVGVKKGAHARGTGSKRSRAAEVHNLSERRRRDRINEKMRALQELIPNCNKVDKASMLDEAIEYLKTLQLQVQIMSMGAGMYMPPMMLPPGMQHMHGPRVAHFSPMGVGMGMGMRLGMGFGMGMPDMNGASSSYPMLQVPPMQGTHFPGSHMAGHNAFNGMMGSNLQMFGLPSQGVPMQMQYAPLAPSSGGPLVKSSAGLNAGSSGGPVQNVESAPVSGSKDLVQNMNSQVMQNNNANSSMNPTSSQGQAINEGFGQTALVGNNVQAADANNNRANR; encoded by the exons ATGCCTTTGTCGGAGCTTTATCGGATAGCCGGAAGGGTTGATTCAAGTCAAGACTTTGA AAATGATTTTCTTGAGTTGGTATGGGAAAATGGTCAGGTTGTGATGCAGGGTCAGTCCAGTAGAACTAGGAAGAATCCATCTTGTAATAGCTTACCGTCTTCTAACACCCCGAAAAATCGAGATAGAGATGTAGGAAATAGCAACGTTGGGAAGACAGGGAAATTTGGGTCTGTGGTGGATTCTGGATTGGATGAAATTCCGTTGTCGGTGCCATCTTCTGAGATGGGTTTGAGTGAGGATGATGACATGTTGCCTTGGTTGAATTATTCCATTGATGAGCCTTTACATCATGAGTACTGTCATGATTTTTTGCCTGAATTTTCTAGTGCAACTGCAAATGAGGCTTCCTCCAATCATAATCTTGCCTCGATCGATAAGAGGAGTAGTTCTAGTCAGGTGCTTAGGGATTCCAATCCGAATTCTGCACATGAAGATGCTAGTTTGCAACAAAGGAATGTGGGAAAGGTTGCTTTAATCGGCCGTGCTGATGTTAGCAGACCTAGAACTGGTACTAGTCAATTGTACTCGTTATCATCGCAGCAATCTCAAGCATCGTATCCATCTTCCAGATCAAGGGTTTCAGATACTGCTGGTGATAATACTAGTGCCACCCATCGTGGTGTTGGCAAGAATTCAAATCAGATTTCATCTACGGGCGGTTTTCCTGGAATGAAGATGCAGAGGCAAGATCCAGTAATGCCTAGAAACACTAATCCATCCATAATGAACTTTACCCATTTTTCACGGCCAGCTGCTCTTGCGAAAGCTAATGTTCAGAACAACGGTGCAATGGCTGGCTTAGGTTCATCAAGCATGGAAAGGATTGGAGACAAGGACAAGTTTTCAGCTGCAACTAGGAACAATCTGCCCGAGTCAATGCTAATTGATTCAAGCAGTGGTGCACCGAAGGAGTCAAATTCACAATGCCAACCAATTCTAGTGAGGTCCAGTGATGAATTGAAGCCAACAGAAACAAAGACTCTCGAGGAACCATGTACTGCTAAGCGGTCTGAGGGGGCATGCCAAGAAGAAACCTCTAAGAATGACATAAACGCCAATGATAAACCTTGTGAAAGTGCTAGTAGGGTATCTCCGGGTGGTGAAAAAACTCTGGAACCTGTTGTTGCTTCTTCTGTTTGCTCAGGCAATAGTGTGGAGAGAGGTTCAGATGACCCACCACATGCTTTGAAGAGAAAATGTCGTGAGACTGACGAGTCTGAATGCCATAGTGAT GACGTAGAGGATGAATCTGTGGGTGTCAAGAAAGGAGCGCATGCTCGGGGCACGGGTTCCAAGAGAAGCAGAGCAGCAGAAGTGCATAATTTATCGGAAAGG AGGCGAAGGGACAGAATCAATGAGAAGATGCGTGCGCTACAGGAACTCATACCGAATTGCAATaag GTGGACAAAGCTTCAATGCTTGATGAGGCTATTGAGTATTTAAAGACGCTTCAACTCCAAGTACAG ATTATGTCAATGGGAGCTGGTATGTATATGCCACCAATGATGTTACCACCAGGAATGCAACACATGCATGGACCCCGTGTGGCTCATTTCTCACCCATGGGTGTTGGAATGGGAATGGGAATGAGATTAGGCATGGGTTTTGGGATGGGTATGCCCGACATGAATGGTGCATCTTCTAGTTACCCTATGCTTCAGGTGCCCCCCATGCAAGGAACACATTTCCCTGGTTCACATATGGCAGGGCACAACGCCTTCAATGGGATGATGGGATCTAACCTTCAGATGTTTGGGCTTCCTAGTCAAGGAGTTCCTATGCAGATGCAATATGCGCCCTTAGCTCCCTCATCAGGAGGTCCCCTTGTGAAGTCATCTGCAGGACTAAATGCAGGCAGTTCAGGAGGACCTGTGCAAAATGTGGAATCAGCTCCAGTTTCTGGTTCAAAGGATTTGGTTCAGAACATGAACTCTCAAGTGATGCAAAACAACAATGCCAATAGCTCTATGAATCCAACATCTAGTCAG GGCCAAGCAATTAATGAGGGATTTGGACAGACTGCATTGGTTGGAAATAATGTTCAAGCGGCTGATGCTAACAACAACAGAGCTAACAGATAA
- the LOC137722328 gene encoding uncharacterized protein, whose protein sequence is MAAETVASLQIPTTDEQVEKKIEGEKGSEQDGVSLTVATSSEPPAAAVEAEKAADAPAPDVPLVEEIKVENEAIPASQILDIPKQAVDAVESLAEIKSAIKSVGREVAIDSIEIADAPVPDVPLAEEKKMENESIPDSQTLDIQSVVASVVREAPKEPSIDSFEVGQVEEPKIVDAPLSSIVTIENQEKPLEVTSDEGSIATVKDLDVKDKLEESEHVEPEDIVQDETEKMKAL, encoded by the coding sequence CAAGTTGAGAAGAAAATAGAAGGCGAAAAGGGTTCTGAACAAGATGGTGTTTCCTTAACCGTTGCAACATCATCTGAGCCTCCAGCTGCAGCAGTTGAGGCTGAGAAGGCTGCTGATGCTCCTGCGCCAGATGTTCCGCTTGTAGAAGAAATAAAAGTGGAAAATGAAGCCATTCCTGCTTCACAAATACTCGATATCCCAAAGCAAGCGGTTGATGCTGTTGAGAGCCTGGCAGAGATTAAGAGCGCAATTAAGTCTGTAGGAAGAGAAGTGGCCATAGATAGCATTGAAATAGCTGATGCTCCTGTGCCAGATGTTCCGCTCgcagaagaaaaaaagatggaaaatgaatccattcctgattcaCAAACATTAGATATTCAAAGTGTGGTTGCGTCTGTAGTGAGAGAAGCACCGAAAGAACCATCCATAGATAGCTTTGAAGTAGGGCAAGTGGAGGAACCGAAGATAGTTGATGCTCCTCTATCATCAATTGTAACCATTGAGAATCAAGAGAAGCCTTTGGAAGTCACTTCGGACGAAGGATCCATAGCAACAGTCAAAGACTTAGATGTGAAGGACAAACTAGAAGAATCTGAGCACGTAGAGCCTGAAGACATTGTGCAGGATGAGACGGAAAAAATGAAGGCTCTATAG
- the LOC137722327 gene encoding transcription factor PIF3-like isoform X2, whose protein sequence is MPLSELYRIAGRVDSSQDFDATANEASSNHNLASIDKRSSSSQVLRDSNPNSAHEDASLQQRNVGKVALIGRADVSRPRTGTSQLYSLSSQQSQASYPSSRSRVSDTAGDNTSATHRGVGKNSNQISSTGGFPGMKMQRQDPVMPRNTNPSIMNFTHFSRPAALAKANVQNNGAMAGLGSSSMERIGDKDKFSAATRNNLPESMLIDSSSGAPKESNSQCQPILVRSSDELKPTETKTLEEPCTAKRSEGACQEETSKNDINANDKPCESASRVSPGGEKTLEPVVASSVCSGNSVERGSDDPPHALKRKCRETDESECHSDDVEDESVGVKKGAHARGTGSKRSRAAEVHNLSERRRRDRINEKMRALQELIPNCNKVDKASMLDEAIEYLKTLQLQVQIMSMGAGMYMPPMMLPPGMQHMHGPRVAHFSPMGVGMGMGMRLGMGFGMGMPDMNGASSSYPMLQVPPMQGTHFPGSHMAGHNAFNGMMGSNLQMFGLPSQGVPMQMQYAPLAPSSGGPLVKSSAGLNAGSSGGPVQNVESAPVSGSKDLVQNMNSQVMQNNNANSSMNPTSSQGQAINEGFGQTALVGNNVQAADANNNRANR, encoded by the exons ATGCCTTTGTCGGAGCTTTATCGGATAGCCGGAAGGGTTGATTCAAGTCAAGACTTTGA TGCAACTGCAAATGAGGCTTCCTCCAATCATAATCTTGCCTCGATCGATAAGAGGAGTAGTTCTAGTCAGGTGCTTAGGGATTCCAATCCGAATTCTGCACATGAAGATGCTAGTTTGCAACAAAGGAATGTGGGAAAGGTTGCTTTAATCGGCCGTGCTGATGTTAGCAGACCTAGAACTGGTACTAGTCAATTGTACTCGTTATCATCGCAGCAATCTCAAGCATCGTATCCATCTTCCAGATCAAGGGTTTCAGATACTGCTGGTGATAATACTAGTGCCACCCATCGTGGTGTTGGCAAGAATTCAAATCAGATTTCATCTACGGGCGGTTTTCCTGGAATGAAGATGCAGAGGCAAGATCCAGTAATGCCTAGAAACACTAATCCATCCATAATGAACTTTACCCATTTTTCACGGCCAGCTGCTCTTGCGAAAGCTAATGTTCAGAACAACGGTGCAATGGCTGGCTTAGGTTCATCAAGCATGGAAAGGATTGGAGACAAGGACAAGTTTTCAGCTGCAACTAGGAACAATCTGCCCGAGTCAATGCTAATTGATTCAAGCAGTGGTGCACCGAAGGAGTCAAATTCACAATGCCAACCAATTCTAGTGAGGTCCAGTGATGAATTGAAGCCAACAGAAACAAAGACTCTCGAGGAACCATGTACTGCTAAGCGGTCTGAGGGGGCATGCCAAGAAGAAACCTCTAAGAATGACATAAACGCCAATGATAAACCTTGTGAAAGTGCTAGTAGGGTATCTCCGGGTGGTGAAAAAACTCTGGAACCTGTTGTTGCTTCTTCTGTTTGCTCAGGCAATAGTGTGGAGAGAGGTTCAGATGACCCACCACATGCTTTGAAGAGAAAATGTCGTGAGACTGACGAGTCTGAATGCCATAGTGAT GACGTAGAGGATGAATCTGTGGGTGTCAAGAAAGGAGCGCATGCTCGGGGCACGGGTTCCAAGAGAAGCAGAGCAGCAGAAGTGCATAATTTATCGGAAAGG AGGCGAAGGGACAGAATCAATGAGAAGATGCGTGCGCTACAGGAACTCATACCGAATTGCAATaag GTGGACAAAGCTTCAATGCTTGATGAGGCTATTGAGTATTTAAAGACGCTTCAACTCCAAGTACAG ATTATGTCAATGGGAGCTGGTATGTATATGCCACCAATGATGTTACCACCAGGAATGCAACACATGCATGGACCCCGTGTGGCTCATTTCTCACCCATGGGTGTTGGAATGGGAATGGGAATGAGATTAGGCATGGGTTTTGGGATGGGTATGCCCGACATGAATGGTGCATCTTCTAGTTACCCTATGCTTCAGGTGCCCCCCATGCAAGGAACACATTTCCCTGGTTCACATATGGCAGGGCACAACGCCTTCAATGGGATGATGGGATCTAACCTTCAGATGTTTGGGCTTCCTAGTCAAGGAGTTCCTATGCAGATGCAATATGCGCCCTTAGCTCCCTCATCAGGAGGTCCCCTTGTGAAGTCATCTGCAGGACTAAATGCAGGCAGTTCAGGAGGACCTGTGCAAAATGTGGAATCAGCTCCAGTTTCTGGTTCAAAGGATTTGGTTCAGAACATGAACTCTCAAGTGATGCAAAACAACAATGCCAATAGCTCTATGAATCCAACATCTAGTCAG GGCCAAGCAATTAATGAGGGATTTGGACAGACTGCATTGGTTGGAAATAATGTTCAAGCGGCTGATGCTAACAACAACAGAGCTAACAGATAA